Proteins from a single region of Drosophila biarmipes strain raj3 chromosome 3R, RU_DBia_V1.1, whole genome shotgun sequence:
- the LOC108025511 gene encoding uncharacterized protein LOC108025511: protein MENNAFIKRRSLTLSTRLLQKRHSASPQSCGRPGSGHDVSVALGSPGSPNTSAIGGFSSDVESTPPHKHRPSLDDSVDFSPRLDVSLSPNCLFSQTLATDSPEVGWRWNRSSSNATTDSGFDSAEMGSLSQRERRRQIAFKGVEDRRSQLDNEQWRAQQMRANVLLKERCARLNSQLDQIAVSEPLQTPKLPPPVAARTRSACKKASQEPVLPPPAAADPMADFLNDSETDLFLLEASQQLESKTESRKPAKSSTTPTSHHNAKRSSFLNDSEADIFLLEASQQLESKIEPQKPPKPSTTPTSHHNAKRPSFYMKFLEDESEGDEDWLSALEEAVQQATMPKKPRTSLQRYKSMPTTGGSASGVSTLTNVMAGKGSNACTSSSSSSGSDLKNTPRIKRHASSHALSPATSHARGKLFGSRK from the exons ATGGAAAACAACGCATTTATTAAGCGGCGTTCCTTGACGCTCAGCACGCGTCTCCTGCAGAAAAGGCACAGTG CTTCGCCCCAGAGCTGCGGGCGTCCTGGAAGCGGACACGATGTGAGCGTCGCCTTGGGCTCTCCTGGCTCGCCCAACACCTCTGCAATCGGAGGATTCTCCTCCGACGTGGAAAGCACTCCGCCACACAAGCACAGGCCCAGCCTGGATGACAGTGTGGACTTCTCGCCCCGCCTGGACGTTAGCCTCTCGCCCAACTGCCTCTTCTCGCAGACACTGGCCACCGATAGTCCGGAGGTGGGTTGGCGGTGGAaccggagcagcagcaacgccaCCACGGACAGTGGCTTCGACTCCGCCGAAATGGGCAGCTTGAGCCAACGGGAACGACGCCGGCAGATCGCCTTCAAGGGCGTCGAGGATCGGCGCAGCCAGCTGGACAACGAGCAGTGGCGGGCGCAGCAGATGCGGGCCAATGTTCTCCTCAAGGAACGGTGCGCCAGGCTCAACAGCCAACTGGACCAGATAGCCGTGTCGGAGCCACTGCAAACGCCAAAGTTACCGCCACCTGTAGCTGCCCGCACGAGATCCGCCTGCAAGAAGGCTTCGCAAGAGCCAGTGCTTCCTCCGCCGGCTGCCGCCGATCCTATGGCCGACTTCCTCAACGACTCAGAGACGGATCTTTTCCTGCTGGAGGCCTCCCAGCAACTGGAGTCAAAAACAGAATCCCGGAAGCCAGCCAAATCCAGTACCACACCCACCAGTCATCACAACGCGAAGCGAAGCTCTTTTCTCAACGACTCGGAGGCGGATATCTTCCTCCTCGAGGCTTCCCAGCAACTGGAGTCCAAAATAGAACCCCAGAAGCCACCCAAACCGAGCACCACACCCACCAGCCATCACAACGCCAAGCGACCCTCCTTCTACATGAAGTTTCTGGAAGACGAGAGCGAGGGCGACGAGGACTGGCTGAGCGCTCTAGAAGAGGCCGTGCAGCAGGCCACGATGCCCAAAAAGCCGCGCACCTCGCTGCAGCGCTACAAGTCAATGCCCACCACAGGAGGTTCCGCCAGCGGAGTGTCCACCCTGACCAATGTGATGGCCGGCAAGGGTTCCAACGCCTGCACAagttcctcctcctcttcaGGGTCCGATTTGAAGAATACTCCCAGGATAAAACGCCATGCCAGCTCACATGCTCTTTCCCCAGCCACTTCCCATG CGCGCGGCAAACTCTTTGGCAGCCGGAAATGA
- the LOC108025395 gene encoding neuroendocrine convertase 2, with protein sequence MAAAAWSWLLAPFLLLHLASAGAGGGGAGGAGSGLSGPSVFTSSFLVRFRRGVDNGFAHEVADKYGFDNLGPLVGADGHEYHFKHRTLPHARSRRSLTHTRALKSHPAVHTAVQQPGFKRVKRGLRPAVPAIHGMKFDLKMGEANRIEEEPTDPYFPMQWYLKNTGQNGGKVRLDLNVQAAWAQGITGKNVTTAIMDDGVDYMHPDLKFNYNAEASYDFSSNDPFPYPRYTDDWFNSHGTRCAGEVAAARDNGICGVGVAYDSKIAGIRMLDQPYMTDLIEANSMGHEPHKIHIYSASWGPTDDGKTVDGPRNATMRAIVQGVNEGRNGLGNIYVWASGDGGEEDDCNCDGYAASMWTISINSAINDGQNAHYDESCSSTLASTFSNGAKDPNTGVATTDLYGKCTTTHSGTSAAAPEAAGVFALALEANPQLTWRDIQHLTVLTSKRNSLFDAKNRFHWTMNGVGLEFNHLFGFGVLDAGAMVTLSKQWHAVPPRYHCEAGELTQPQAIVMGRSLFWEIKTDACKGTDTEVNYLEHVQAVISANASRRGDLELFLTSPMGTKSMILSRRANDDDHRDGFTKWPFMTTHSWGEYPQGTWKLEARFNSPQTRHGYLLEWSLVLHGTKEAPYRTLHPSSPHSKLAIVKKAHEDKKMK encoded by the exons ATGGCAGCAGCCGCATGGAGCTGGCTGTTGGCCCCATTCCTGCTCCTCCACTTGGCCAGTGCGGGAGCgggcggaggaggagccggAGGAGCGGGATCCGGACTGAGCGGCCCCTCCGTCTTCACCAGCTCCTTCCTGGTGCGCTTCCGGCGCGGAGTGGACAACGGGTTCGCCCATGAAGTGGCCGACAAGTACGGCTTCGACAACCTAGGCCCG CTGGTCGGCGCCGATGGACACGAGTATCACTTCAAGCACAGGACCCTACCCCACGCCCGCTCCAGGCGCAGTCTGACGCACACACGGGCCCTCAAGAGCCACCCGGCG GTTCACACGGCCGTGCAACAGCCGGGCTTCAAGCGGGTCAAACGGGGTCTGCGGCCGGCGGTGCCCGCCATTCACGGCATGAAGTTCGACCTGAAAATGGGCGAGGCCAATCGGATTGAGGAGGAGCCCACCGACCCATACTTCCCCATGCAGTGGTACCTCAAGAACACGGGCCAGAACGGCGGAAAAGTGAGGCTGGATCTCAATGTGCAGGCCGCCTGGGCCCAGGGCATCACCGGAAAGAATGTGACGACGGCCATCATGGACGACG GCGTGGACTACATGCATCCGGatctgaaatttaattat AACGCCGAGGCCAGCTATGACTTCAGCAGCAACGACCCCTTTCCCTATCCCCGGTACACCGACGACTGGTTCAACAG CCATGGAACTCGTTGTGCCGGCGAAGTGGCTGCTGCCAGAGATAATGGAATTTGCGGCGTTGGCGTTGCTTATGACAGCAAAATCGCAG GCATTCGCATGCTGGATCAGCCCTACATGACGGACCTAATCGAGGCCAACTCCATGGGCCACGAGCCGCACAAAATCCACATCTACAGCGCCTCCTGGGGTCCCACCGATGATGGCAAGACGGTGGACGGTCCCCGCAATGCCACCATGCGCGCGATAGTCCAGGGCGTCAATGAG GGTCGAAATGGCCTCGGGAACATCTACGTTTGGGCCTCCGGCGACGGCGGCGAGGAGGACGACTGCAACTGCGACGGCTACGCCGCCTCCATGTGGACCATTTCCATTAACAGCGCCATCAACGATGGCCAGAACGCCCACTACGACGAGAGCTGCAGCTCCACGCTGGCGTCCACGTTCAGCAACGGAGCCAAGGACCCCAACACGGGCGTTGCCACCACGGACCTCTACGGCAAGTGCACGACCACCCACTCGGGCACCAGTGCGGCGGCGCCCGAAGCAGCGGGCGTCTTCGCCCTGGCCCTGGAGGCCAA TCCGCAGCTGACTTGGCGGGACATCCAGCATCTGACGGTGCTGACGTCGAAGCGCAACTCTCTGTTCGATGCCAAGAACCGCTTCCACTGGACAATGAACGGCGTGGGCCTGGAGTTCAATCACCTCTTCGGGTTCGGAGTGCTGGATGCTGGTGCCATGGTCACACTATCCAAGCAGTGGCATGCAGTGCCACCGCGTTACCACTGCGAGGCGGGCGAGCTCACCCAGCCACA GGCCATCGTCATGGGTCGCTCGCTGTTCTGGGAGATCAAAACGGATGCCTGCAAGGGCACTGACACGGAAGTCAACTACTTGGAGCATGTCCAGGCGGTAATCTCGGCGAATGCCTCCCGTCGGGGGGACCTGGAGCTTTTCCTTACCTCTCCCATGGGCACCAA ATCCATGATCCTGTCGAGGCGAGCCAACGACGACGACCACCGCGACGGCTTCACCAAGTGGCCCTTCATGACCACCCACTCGTGGGGCGAGTACCCGCAGGGCACCTGGAAACTGGAG GCACGCTTCAACTCGCCGCAAACCCGACACGGCTATCTGCTGGAATGGTCGCTGGTGCTCCACGGCACCAAGGAGGCGCCCTACCGCACCCTGCACCCCTCCTCGCCGCACTCCAAGCTGGCCATTGTGAAGAAGGCGCACGAGGACAAGAAGATGAAGTAG
- the LOC108025325 gene encoding protein YIF1B isoform X2, giving the protein MNYNPNAGMRNPPAAGRPRPPKRVSDVNAMGPSAPMMGGGATFMAPPAGPAMLDPNLYGAPAPAPVNSYGFDPNLGQPSQHIQQPPQQQPGFGYGAPQPPQQASATAPPAFGMGAPQPGAGPLPAGQYPQFAMFQQPIVQDMAMQYGQRLADQGKQIMENQFEKWVPVAKLKYYFAVDNAYVGRKLRLLFFPYIHKDWSLRYDQEHPVQPRYDVNAPDLYLPTMGYITYVIVAGLLLGMQKRFSPEQLGIQASSAMAYSIFELVIYSIALYVMNVKTSLKTLDLLAFTGYKYVNIVVCLMVSTLFFKSGYYIALAYTSFSFGFFLLRTLRTKLLQDNSPAAPSGAINYDPYGNPQQFDYSGGKKRKLYFLFMVVAGQALFAFLLSKHLYLPEAEVPLVPKAF; this is encoded by the exons ATGAACTACAATCCGAACGCGGGTATGCGGAACC CCCCAGCTGCCGGTCGCCCAAGGCCACCGAAGCGCGTCAGCGACGTCAACGCCATGGGTCCCTCGGCTCCCATGATGGGCGGTGGCGCCACCTTCATGGCCCCGCCGGCCGGCCCGGCGATGTTGGATCCCAATTTGTACGGTGCACCTGCTCCGGCGCCCGTCAACAGCTACGGCTTCGACCCCAATCTCGGCCAGCCGTCGCAGCACATCCAGCAGccaccgcagcagcagccgggATTCGGCTACGGAGCGCCACAGCCTCCGCAACAGGCGTCTGCGACTGCCCCGCCCGCCTTCGGAATGGGAGCACCTCAGCCGGGGGCCGGACCCCTGCCCGCGGGACAGTACCCACAGTTCGCCATGTTCCAGCAGCCCATTGTCCAGGACATGGCCATGCAGTACGGCCAGCGGCTGGCGGATCAGGGCAAGCAGATAATGGAGAACCAGTTCGAGAAGTGGGTGCCGGTGGCCAAGCTCAAGTACTACTTCGCCGTGGACAACGCCTACGTGGGCAGGAAGCTGCGGCTGCTCTTCTTCCCCTACATCCACAAG GACTGGTCCCTGCGGTACGACCAGGAGCACCCAGTGCAGCCGCGCTACGATGTCAATGCCCCGGATCTCTACCTGCCCACCATGGGCTACATCACGTACGTGATCGTGGCCGGCCTGCTGCTGGGCATGCAGAAGCGGTTCTCGCCGGAGCAGCTCGGCATCCAGGCCTCCAGCGCCATGGCCTACAGCATTTTCGAACTGGTCATCTACTCCATAGCCCTGTACGTGATGAATGTGAAGACGAGCCTGAAGACCCTCGACCTGCTGGCCTTCACTGGCTACAAGTACGTTAATATAGTGGTCTGCCTGATGGTCAGCACGCTGTTCTTCAAATCCGGATATTACATTGCGCTGGCGTACACCAGCTTCTCCTTCGGCTTCTTCCTG CTCCGCACGCTGCGGACCAAGTTGCTGCAGGACAACTCACCGGCTGCACCCAGCGGCGCCATCAACTACGATCCTTATGGGAATCCCCAGCAATTCGACTACAGCGGTGGGAAGAAGCGGAAGCTCTACTTCCTGTTCATGGTGGTTGCGGGCCAGGCGCTGTTCGCCTTCCTGCTCTCCAAGCACCTGTATCTGCCGGAGGCGGAGGTTCCACTGGTGCCCAAAGCCTTCTAG
- the LOC108025325 gene encoding protein YIF1B isoform X1 encodes MNYNPNAGMRNRKWENSPAAGRPRPPKRVSDVNAMGPSAPMMGGGATFMAPPAGPAMLDPNLYGAPAPAPVNSYGFDPNLGQPSQHIQQPPQQQPGFGYGAPQPPQQASATAPPAFGMGAPQPGAGPLPAGQYPQFAMFQQPIVQDMAMQYGQRLADQGKQIMENQFEKWVPVAKLKYYFAVDNAYVGRKLRLLFFPYIHKDWSLRYDQEHPVQPRYDVNAPDLYLPTMGYITYVIVAGLLLGMQKRFSPEQLGIQASSAMAYSIFELVIYSIALYVMNVKTSLKTLDLLAFTGYKYVNIVVCLMVSTLFFKSGYYIALAYTSFSFGFFLLRTLRTKLLQDNSPAAPSGAINYDPYGNPQQFDYSGGKKRKLYFLFMVVAGQALFAFLLSKHLYLPEAEVPLVPKAF; translated from the exons ATGAACTACAATCCGAACGCGGGTATGCGGAACCGTAAGTGGGAGAACT CCCCAGCTGCCGGTCGCCCAAGGCCACCGAAGCGCGTCAGCGACGTCAACGCCATGGGTCCCTCGGCTCCCATGATGGGCGGTGGCGCCACCTTCATGGCCCCGCCGGCCGGCCCGGCGATGTTGGATCCCAATTTGTACGGTGCACCTGCTCCGGCGCCCGTCAACAGCTACGGCTTCGACCCCAATCTCGGCCAGCCGTCGCAGCACATCCAGCAGccaccgcagcagcagccgggATTCGGCTACGGAGCGCCACAGCCTCCGCAACAGGCGTCTGCGACTGCCCCGCCCGCCTTCGGAATGGGAGCACCTCAGCCGGGGGCCGGACCCCTGCCCGCGGGACAGTACCCACAGTTCGCCATGTTCCAGCAGCCCATTGTCCAGGACATGGCCATGCAGTACGGCCAGCGGCTGGCGGATCAGGGCAAGCAGATAATGGAGAACCAGTTCGAGAAGTGGGTGCCGGTGGCCAAGCTCAAGTACTACTTCGCCGTGGACAACGCCTACGTGGGCAGGAAGCTGCGGCTGCTCTTCTTCCCCTACATCCACAAG GACTGGTCCCTGCGGTACGACCAGGAGCACCCAGTGCAGCCGCGCTACGATGTCAATGCCCCGGATCTCTACCTGCCCACCATGGGCTACATCACGTACGTGATCGTGGCCGGCCTGCTGCTGGGCATGCAGAAGCGGTTCTCGCCGGAGCAGCTCGGCATCCAGGCCTCCAGCGCCATGGCCTACAGCATTTTCGAACTGGTCATCTACTCCATAGCCCTGTACGTGATGAATGTGAAGACGAGCCTGAAGACCCTCGACCTGCTGGCCTTCACTGGCTACAAGTACGTTAATATAGTGGTCTGCCTGATGGTCAGCACGCTGTTCTTCAAATCCGGATATTACATTGCGCTGGCGTACACCAGCTTCTCCTTCGGCTTCTTCCTG CTCCGCACGCTGCGGACCAAGTTGCTGCAGGACAACTCACCGGCTGCACCCAGCGGCGCCATCAACTACGATCCTTATGGGAATCCCCAGCAATTCGACTACAGCGGTGGGAAGAAGCGGAAGCTCTACTTCCTGTTCATGGTGGTTGCGGGCCAGGCGCTGTTCGCCTTCCTGCTCTCCAAGCACCTGTATCTGCCGGAGGCGGAGGTTCCACTGGTGCCCAAAGCCTTCTAG
- the LOC108025325 gene encoding protein YIF1B isoform X3: protein MNYNPNAAPAAGRPRPPKRVSDVNAMGPSAPMMGGGATFMAPPAGPAMLDPNLYGAPAPAPVNSYGFDPNLGQPSQHIQQPPQQQPGFGYGAPQPPQQASATAPPAFGMGAPQPGAGPLPAGQYPQFAMFQQPIVQDMAMQYGQRLADQGKQIMENQFEKWVPVAKLKYYFAVDNAYVGRKLRLLFFPYIHKDWSLRYDQEHPVQPRYDVNAPDLYLPTMGYITYVIVAGLLLGMQKRFSPEQLGIQASSAMAYSIFELVIYSIALYVMNVKTSLKTLDLLAFTGYKYVNIVVCLMVSTLFFKSGYYIALAYTSFSFGFFLLRTLRTKLLQDNSPAAPSGAINYDPYGNPQQFDYSGGKKRKLYFLFMVVAGQALFAFLLSKHLYLPEAEVPLVPKAF from the exons ATGAACTACAATCCGAACGCGG CCCCAGCTGCCGGTCGCCCAAGGCCACCGAAGCGCGTCAGCGACGTCAACGCCATGGGTCCCTCGGCTCCCATGATGGGCGGTGGCGCCACCTTCATGGCCCCGCCGGCCGGCCCGGCGATGTTGGATCCCAATTTGTACGGTGCACCTGCTCCGGCGCCCGTCAACAGCTACGGCTTCGACCCCAATCTCGGCCAGCCGTCGCAGCACATCCAGCAGccaccgcagcagcagccgggATTCGGCTACGGAGCGCCACAGCCTCCGCAACAGGCGTCTGCGACTGCCCCGCCCGCCTTCGGAATGGGAGCACCTCAGCCGGGGGCCGGACCCCTGCCCGCGGGACAGTACCCACAGTTCGCCATGTTCCAGCAGCCCATTGTCCAGGACATGGCCATGCAGTACGGCCAGCGGCTGGCGGATCAGGGCAAGCAGATAATGGAGAACCAGTTCGAGAAGTGGGTGCCGGTGGCCAAGCTCAAGTACTACTTCGCCGTGGACAACGCCTACGTGGGCAGGAAGCTGCGGCTGCTCTTCTTCCCCTACATCCACAAG GACTGGTCCCTGCGGTACGACCAGGAGCACCCAGTGCAGCCGCGCTACGATGTCAATGCCCCGGATCTCTACCTGCCCACCATGGGCTACATCACGTACGTGATCGTGGCCGGCCTGCTGCTGGGCATGCAGAAGCGGTTCTCGCCGGAGCAGCTCGGCATCCAGGCCTCCAGCGCCATGGCCTACAGCATTTTCGAACTGGTCATCTACTCCATAGCCCTGTACGTGATGAATGTGAAGACGAGCCTGAAGACCCTCGACCTGCTGGCCTTCACTGGCTACAAGTACGTTAATATAGTGGTCTGCCTGATGGTCAGCACGCTGTTCTTCAAATCCGGATATTACATTGCGCTGGCGTACACCAGCTTCTCCTTCGGCTTCTTCCTG CTCCGCACGCTGCGGACCAAGTTGCTGCAGGACAACTCACCGGCTGCACCCAGCGGCGCCATCAACTACGATCCTTATGGGAATCCCCAGCAATTCGACTACAGCGGTGGGAAGAAGCGGAAGCTCTACTTCCTGTTCATGGTGGTTGCGGGCCAGGCGCTGTTCGCCTTCCTGCTCTCCAAGCACCTGTATCTGCCGGAGGCGGAGGTTCCACTGGTGCCCAAAGCCTTCTAG